The DNA segment AATGTTTTGGATGGTGATGACAGCAAGATCACTTGTCTGGTTGTTTCTAAGAACATGGGATGGGCCTTGGAAGTTGGACACAAATTAGGAATCAAAGGGGCCCTTCTATGGCCTGCATCAGCAACTTCATTGGCCTCATTTGACTCCATTCCAACCCTAATTCATGAAAGAATTATAGACTCTGAAACTGGTAAGAACTGATAATTGCTTTATTATTCCCTCTGTTTCAAAAAATTACAAagttttaatcttttaatttaCCATTAACTAAATTACATCAATCTTTATATTTATAACAGATAAGTCTATATTAAGAAAATGGGGTTAATtagatagttttttttataaatggtatataattgtttttttaatctgTATACATTAAAAACCTTAAATTGTAATATTTTGAGATGGAGAGTAACCcattatttaaatatcaaactcCATCAAGAAATTGGAATCAAGCAATTCAGTCAGAAATCACCACATGTGATCTTTATACATCTTTTTAACTAACACTACAAATGATTTTATTGACTACATAAAAAAGGTGTACAATTTTGAATCAAATTCTTAAggtaacaattttttataatgcttaataaacttctttcaaatcttTTTGGTAGACTAAAGTTTTTTATAGTGTCCAACTCTGATAGGCAAgttttgattatttatttttttggacCTTAATTGCAGGACTCCCAACAAGAAAACAGGAAATTCAGCTTTTACCAAATTCTCCTATGATGGACACTGCAAATCTTCCATGGTGTAGCCTTGGTAAGAACTTTTTCCTTCACATGGTGGAAGATACACAAAGTTTGAAGCTAGGAGAGTGGTGGCTTTGCAACACCACCAGTGAACTTGAGCCAGGAGCATTTGCCAAGTGGGCAAGGTTCCTTCCAATTGGCCCATTGATGCAAAGTGACAGAAGCAAAAGTTCATTTTGGAGAGAAGACACAAGTTGCCTAGATTGGTTGGATCAACATCCACCACAATCAGTTGTGTATGTTTCCTTTGGAAGTTTAGCAACAGTGGAAGCAAATCAATTCAAAGAACTAGCTCTTGGTCTTGATCTCCTTAACAAACCTTTTCTTTGGGTTGTACGTCCAAGTAATGATAATGACAGACACAACCATGCATACCCAGATGGATTCATTGGATCTAAGGGTAAAGTTATTGGCTGGGCTCCACAGAAGAAAATACTGAACCACCCTGCCATAGCTTGCTTCATTACCCATTGTGGTTGGAATTCTATTATAGAAGGTGTGTGTGGTGGCATACCTTTCTTGTGTTGGCCATTTTTCAGTGACCAATTTATTAACAAGTCATACATTTGTGATGTGTGGAAAGTTGGAGTGGGATTAGAGAAGGATGAAAATGGAGTAATATCAAAGGGGGAGATAAGGAAAAAGGTGGAGCAAATACTTGGGAATGAAGACATCAAAGCAAGATCATTGAAGCTCAAGGAATTGACCCTGAATAACTCAGCTGAAGCTGGTCAATCTTCAAAGAATCTCCAAAAGTTTATCAACT comes from the Phaseolus vulgaris cultivar G19833 chromosome 8, P. vulgaris v2.0, whole genome shotgun sequence genome and includes:
- the LOC137827084 gene encoding UDP-glycosyltransferase 83A1-like; the encoded protein is MSHPHFLVIPYPILGHINPLLQFSQVLTKHGCKITFLITEFNQKRMKNAIDHLRTQINFVELSDGLDPEDDRSDQPKVILSLRNTMPSKLHNLIQNINVLDGDDSKITCLVVSKNMGWALEVGHKLGIKGALLWPASATSLASFDSIPTLIHERIIDSETGLPTRKQEIQLLPNSPMMDTANLPWCSLGKNFFLHMVEDTQSLKLGEWWLCNTTSELEPGAFAKWARFLPIGPLMQSDRSKSSFWREDTSCLDWLDQHPPQSVVYVSFGSLATVEANQFKELALGLDLLNKPFLWVVRPSNDNDRHNHAYPDGFIGSKGKVIGWAPQKKILNHPAIACFITHCGWNSIIEGVCGGIPFLCWPFFSDQFINKSYICDVWKVGVGLEKDENGVISKGEIRKKVEQILGNEDIKARSLKLKELTLNNSAEAGQSSKNLQKFINWANN